A single genomic interval of Clostridium facile harbors:
- a CDS encoding tyrosine-protein phosphatase, whose protein sequence is MTDLHTHILPGIDDGAKNIEQSIQLLKAEIATGVNQIAFTPHFYFERQLPDDFLKAREQSHQRLMQEAERQGLRFQGKLAAELFFSTGLTQLDLKQFCIEGTNYLLMEFSMRPDISLIEDVLFDILGEGFIPILAHVERYHFLMDNPELLEKWIHQGVLIQVNAGSLLKKGKTNKFLRKLIQWGMVHIISSDVHSLDRRPPNLAEGMAELKKYQNRLEQNADRVFQGKFFRIDPPYTPKKRFGIWM, encoded by the coding sequence ATGACCGATTTACACACCCACATCCTGCCCGGGATTGACGATGGCGCAAAAAACATCGAGCAATCCATCCAATTGTTAAAAGCGGAAATTGCCACCGGTGTAAACCAGATTGCCTTTACCCCACATTTTTATTTTGAACGCCAGCTGCCAGATGATTTCTTAAAAGCGAGGGAACAATCCCACCAAAGGCTGATGCAGGAAGCGGAGCGTCAGGGGCTGCGGTTTCAGGGAAAGCTAGCGGCGGAACTCTTTTTTTCCACTGGATTGACCCAGCTGGATTTAAAACAATTTTGCATTGAGGGTACAAACTACCTGCTGATGGAATTTTCCATGCGGCCGGATATCAGCCTGATTGAGGATGTCCTGTTTGATATTCTCGGGGAAGGGTTTATCCCCATCCTAGCGCATGTGGAACGCTACCACTTTTTGATGGACAACCCAGAATTGCTGGAAAAATGGATTCACCAAGGCGTATTGATCCAGGTTAATGCAGGTTCTTTGCTCAAAAAAGGAAAAACCAACAAATTTTTACGGAAATTAATCCAATGGGGGATGGTCCACATCATCAGTTCAGACGTCCATTCCCTGGACCGCCGCCCTCCTAATTTGGCGGAAGGCATGGCGGAACTGAAAAAATATCAGAACCGTTTGGAACAAAACGCGGACAGGGTTTTCCAGGGGAAATTTTTCAGGATTGACCCACCGTACACCCCAAAGAAAAGATTCGGAATCTGGATGTAG
- a CDS encoding sugar transferase: protein MDATITRLQQKSVVTQVPKKKSYFMAKRCLDVMASGSVLLVLLPVFLIIALVVYLDDPAGSPFFYQTRVGRNGKHFRFYKFRTMVVNAEQLLEQLQSQNEKDGPVFKMEHDPRITRVGKFLRKTSLDELPQLWNVFKGDMSLVGPRPALPREVAQYNDYHAQRLTVTPGLTCYWQAKKQRDSIGFEEWMELDIQYIQDSNLKVDLRIIFQTVGVVFTGQGK from the coding sequence ATGGATGCTACAATCACAAGATTACAACAAAAATCCGTTGTAACCCAAGTTCCAAAGAAAAAAAGCTATTTTATGGCAAAACGCTGTTTGGATGTGATGGCAAGCGGCTCTGTTTTACTGGTGCTTCTGCCAGTTTTCTTGATAATTGCCCTGGTCGTTTATCTGGATGACCCAGCAGGCAGCCCATTCTTTTACCAAACAAGGGTTGGACGGAACGGAAAACACTTCCGCTTTTATAAATTCCGTACCATGGTGGTAAATGCGGAACAGCTATTGGAGCAGCTGCAAAGCCAAAACGAAAAAGATGGCCCAGTATTTAAAATGGAACACGACCCACGCATTACAAGGGTGGGTAAATTTCTCCGTAAAACCAGTTTAGATGAACTGCCACAGCTCTGGAACGTATTCAAAGGGGATATGAGCTTGGTTGGCCCACGTCCAGCGCTGCCAAGGGAGGTTGCCCAGTACAACGATTACCATGCCCAGCGGCTGACGGTTACCCCGGGTTTGACCTGTTACTGGCAAGCAAAAAAACAGCGGGATTCCATCGGTTTTGAGGAGTGGATGGAACTGGATATTCAATACATACAGGATTCCAACTTAAAAGTAGATTTGCGGATCATCTTCCAAACCGTAGGGGTTGTGTTTACCGGACAGGGAAAATAA
- the cps2T gene encoding beta 1-4 rhamnosyltransferase Cps2T, whose protein sequence is MATEGRAKTAEQQERSQKQVFIVGSKGIPANYGGFETFVEKLTQHQKSSQIRYHVVRMSDQKGRFEYNGVNCINIKVPPMGPAKAVYYDLAGLEYCIQYCKNRPWIQNPIFYVLACRIGPFIAPYKRRIQQLGGTLYVNPDGHEWKREKWSVPVRRYWKFSERFMVKYADLLICDSKNIEQYILEEYKQYHPKTTYIAYGADTHPSRLRDDDPKYLDWMSKRGLRPNEYYLVVGRFVPENNYLTMLQEFMRSNTKKDFALITNVSRHFLQQLQEKTNFQKDSRIHFVGTVYDYELLKKIRENAYGYFHGHEVGGTNPSLLEALATTDLNLLLDVGFNREVAEDGAVYWTKQQGSLSHLIDQVDHFTPEQIHQLGKKAKQRIHQGYTWDFIVDQYENLFLR, encoded by the coding sequence ATGGCAACAGAGGGTAGAGCAAAAACGGCAGAACAACAGGAGCGCAGCCAAAAACAGGTTTTTATTGTGGGTTCCAAAGGGATTCCAGCCAACTATGGAGGGTTTGAAACCTTTGTGGAAAAACTGACTCAACATCAGAAATCTAGCCAGATCCGCTACCACGTAGTGCGGATGTCCGACCAAAAAGGCAGGTTTGAATATAATGGGGTCAATTGCATTAACATCAAGGTTCCTCCTATGGGGCCGGCAAAAGCGGTTTATTATGATTTGGCAGGGCTGGAATACTGCATCCAGTATTGTAAAAACCGCCCCTGGATTCAAAATCCCATTTTTTACGTCCTCGCCTGCCGGATTGGCCCATTTATCGCCCCTTATAAACGTCGGATTCAACAGCTTGGTGGAACTCTTTACGTCAATCCAGACGGACATGAATGGAAGCGGGAAAAATGGAGTGTTCCGGTACGCCGTTACTGGAAATTTTCCGAGAGGTTTATGGTAAAGTATGCGGATTTACTCATCTGCGACAGCAAGAATATAGAGCAGTATATTTTGGAAGAATATAAACAGTACCATCCCAAAACCACCTATATTGCCTATGGAGCGGATACCCATCCATCCAGGTTGCGGGATGACGACCCAAAATATTTGGACTGGATGTCAAAAAGGGGATTGCGTCCAAACGAATATTATCTAGTAGTGGGGCGTTTTGTACCGGAAAACAACTACCTTACCATGCTTCAGGAGTTTATGAGGTCAAATACCAAAAAAGATTTTGCTCTCATCACCAATGTGAGTAGACATTTTTTACAGCAGTTGCAGGAGAAAACCAATTTTCAAAAGGATAGTAGAATCCATTTTGTTGGCACTGTCTATGATTATGAATTGTTGAAAAAAATCCGGGAAAACGCCTACGGTTATTTTCATGGCCACGAAGTAGGAGGGACCAACCCCAGCTTGTTGGAAGCGCTGGCAACGACCGATTTAAACCTTTTGCTGGATGTGGGGTTCAACCGTGAGGTGGCGGAGGATGGGGCGGTTTATTGGACGAAACAACAAGGCAGCCTTTCCCATCTGATTGACCAGGTAGATCATTTTACACCGGAACAAATCCACCAATTGGGAAAAAAGGCGAAACAACGGATCCATCAGGGGTATACCTGGGATTTTATCGTGGACCAATACGAAAATTTATTTTTGCGTTGA
- a CDS encoding glycosyltransferase: MKILMVNKFFYIKGGSETYYFALKRLLEQHHHTVVDFSMKDPKNFASPYERYFVENIDYNARQNIASQMKLGIKLIYSQEAKQKLEQLIRKEKPDIAHLHIFQHQLSLSILDVLKKYRIPVVYTAHDLQMLCPNYQMMTHGKICERCKGKRYFNCTRYKCIKDSTAKSLLGTMEAYFNQATRKYDIIDKIITPSQFYRRKFLQFGVNPDRVVHLPNFLDLKQPKIAPNQKGDYYLYFGRLSKEKGILTLIHSAIQAGIQLLIVGTGPLQGHLEQVLRKKGTHRIQLLGFRSGQELFHLVGNAKAVVLPSKWYENGPYSAIESLMLGRPIIGSDIGGIPELIREGENGFLFHHGSKESLAGAIRKMELLTPEEEQMFSDCSRQIYQKYYTGTAHYPKLMAIYQEAIQSKHPPKQKEGYRR, from the coding sequence GTGAAAATTTTAATGGTAAACAAGTTTTTTTATATCAAAGGCGGAAGTGAAACCTATTATTTTGCCCTAAAACGCCTATTGGAACAGCACCACCATACTGTGGTGGATTTTTCCATGAAAGACCCCAAAAATTTCGCCTCTCCCTATGAAAGATACTTTGTGGAAAACATCGACTACAATGCCCGGCAGAATATCGCCAGCCAGATGAAGTTAGGGATCAAGCTGATCTATTCCCAGGAGGCAAAACAAAAACTGGAACAGCTGATCCGGAAGGAAAAACCGGATATTGCCCACCTGCATATTTTCCAACACCAGCTTTCCCTCTCGATTTTGGACGTGCTGAAAAAATACCGTATCCCTGTGGTATATACTGCCCATGACTTGCAGATGCTCTGCCCCAATTACCAGATGATGACCCACGGGAAAATCTGCGAGCGATGCAAAGGCAAGCGGTATTTTAACTGCACCAGGTACAAATGTATCAAGGATTCCACCGCGAAAAGCCTGCTGGGAACCATGGAAGCCTATTTTAACCAGGCAACCAGAAAATACGATATTATTGATAAAATTATTACCCCAAGCCAGTTTTACCGGCGCAAATTTCTCCAGTTTGGAGTCAATCCGGATCGAGTGGTGCATCTGCCCAATTTTTTGGACTTGAAACAACCCAAAATAGCTCCTAATCAAAAGGGGGACTATTACCTGTATTTTGGACGGCTTTCCAAAGAAAAGGGAATTTTAACCTTGATCCATTCCGCTATTCAGGCGGGGATTCAGCTATTGATTGTAGGAACTGGACCATTACAGGGGCATTTGGAACAGGTACTGAGGAAAAAAGGAACCCACCGGATACAACTTTTGGGGTTCCGTTCTGGACAGGAACTGTTTCACCTAGTGGGGAACGCCAAAGCGGTTGTCCTCCCCTCCAAATGGTACGAGAATGGGCCGTATTCCGCCATCGAATCCCTGATGTTGGGGCGGCCTATCATCGGTTCGGATATCGGCGGTATTCCCGAGTTGATTCGGGAAGGGGAAAACGGATTTTTGTTCCACCATGGCAGCAAAGAGAGCCTGGCTGGGGCGATCCGTAAAATGGAACTGCTTACACCGGAGGAAGAGCAGATGTTTTCAGATTGTTCCCGTCAAATCTATCAGAAATACTACACCGGAACTGCCCACTATCCCAAACTAATGGCGATTTATCAGGAAGCAATTCAATCAAAACATCCCCCAAAACAGAAAGAAGGTTACAGGAGATGA
- a CDS encoding glycosyltransferase WbsX family protein, translating to MSGKKARVIAFYLPQYHPIPENDQHWGKGFTEWTNVTKAKPLFRGHHQPNLPADLGFYDLRLQQIQIAQAELARNAGIEGFCYWHYWFGGGKRVLEMPFQRVLETGKPDYPFCLGWANHDWSTKTWQKGKALQQDTTIFKQEYPGEQDDILHFQTMLPAFQDHRYIRVDGKPLFVVFDPKGMPDCGRFLALWNHLAEQNGLKGFHFVALAESVPPLDAGKLANLEQAVEDCFAEYFAMGFDAIQSVNRKYAEIKTGGKLKKTFHGAVRRVSPGMVLDKYDYGKIVRNFYTSQDSKENVYPQLMAGWDRTPRSGRRAIIYYNRTPENFSVAVQQALRQVAHKQPEHRLIFLNSWNEWGEGAYMEPDLRYGTAFLDRLKQALEPDR from the coding sequence ATGAGCGGAAAAAAAGCCAGGGTAATCGCGTTTTACCTTCCCCAATACCACCCCATCCCGGAAAATGACCAACATTGGGGGAAGGGTTTCACCGAATGGACCAATGTAACAAAGGCAAAACCCTTGTTCCGAGGGCACCATCAGCCCAACCTGCCGGCGGATTTGGGGTTTTATGACTTGCGCCTGCAACAGATACAGATCGCCCAGGCGGAACTGGCACGCAATGCCGGAATAGAAGGGTTCTGCTATTGGCACTATTGGTTTGGAGGCGGCAAACGGGTATTGGAGATGCCGTTCCAGCGGGTGTTGGAAACCGGAAAACCGGATTACCCCTTTTGCCTTGGCTGGGCAAACCATGATTGGTCCACCAAAACCTGGCAGAAGGGGAAAGCCCTGCAACAGGATACCACTATTTTCAAGCAGGAATACCCTGGGGAACAGGATGACATCCTGCATTTCCAAACCATGCTTCCCGCTTTTCAGGACCATCGGTATATCCGGGTGGACGGCAAACCCCTGTTTGTGGTTTTCGATCCAAAAGGGATGCCGGATTGTGGCAGGTTCCTCGCCTTATGGAACCATCTGGCGGAGCAAAACGGGCTAAAAGGGTTCCATTTTGTGGCGCTGGCGGAATCCGTCCCCCCGTTGGATGCGGGCAAACTGGCAAATTTGGAACAAGCGGTGGAGGATTGTTTTGCGGAATACTTTGCCATGGGGTTTGACGCTATCCAGTCGGTTAACCGGAAATACGCTGAAATTAAAACCGGCGGAAAGCTGAAAAAAACATTCCACGGCGCGGTGCGGAGGGTTTCCCCTGGGATGGTGTTGGATAAATACGATTATGGCAAAATTGTCCGAAATTTTTATACCTCCCAGGACTCCAAAGAGAATGTGTACCCACAGCTGATGGCGGGGTGGGACCGCACCCCAAGGTCGGGGAGGCGGGCGATTATCTATTACAACAGGACGCCGGAAAATTTTTCGGTTGCGGTTCAGCAGGCGCTGCGGCAGGTAGCACACAAACAGCCGGAACACAGGCTGATTTTTTTAAATTCCTGGAACGAGTGGGGGGAAGGTGCCTATATGGAGCCGGATTTGCGGTATGGCACCGCCTTTTTGGATCGGTTAAAGCAGGCGTTGGAACCGGATAGATAA
- a CDS encoding glycosyltransferase WbsX family protein has product MVVRNGKKEKLVFQTVARPVRNQAEGCPRQPTTRYHFPAKRFGVIATPLEISSQKTLVSGKAGRQNQILKIEAADDPVSDVKRELSGSPHQKQWGLLRNHHNKGSLKGGISMAEINDGKGIKVIAYYLPQFHTIPENDRFWGKGFTEWTNTKKAKPLFPNHYQPKIPLNQNYYNLMDDKVKIWQSDLAQRHGVFGFCYYHYWFQNGKKLLEKPAEQMLANPEVTIPFCFSWANENWTKNWDGGNQELIVAQDYGGKKEWKSHLEYLLPFFRDKRYITLDGKPVFLIYKPEQIPQVDQMLEYWETEMQKQGFPGICFMIQNPNWYFSPSYQMGRFSYQIKFHPFFAMAYTEEKMKKLRRLQAAYRGLKPIHCQWMVERLFEAVKHKRQPAEKKQARLDYDRMWERIIRSKPSPKLIEGAFVDWDNTARTKTGLVHLGATPEKFYCYLSQLKEKVLRSGQQPVIFLNAWNEWAEGAYLEPDEKHGYAYLEQLSRVFPPEEG; this is encoded by the coding sequence TTGGTAGTACGGAATGGAAAAAAGGAAAAACTGGTTTTCCAAACGGTTGCCAGACCAGTTCGTAATCAAGCGGAGGGCTGCCCAAGGCAACCGACAACGAGGTATCATTTTCCCGCAAAGAGGTTTGGAGTCATTGCTACGCCGTTGGAAATATCCAGCCAAAAAACATTGGTTTCAGGCAAAGCGGGCCGACAAAATCAAATTTTGAAAATTGAGGCTGCGGATGATCCGGTAAGTGATGTCAAACGAGAGCTTTCCGGTAGCCCCCATCAAAAACAATGGGGGTTGCTCCGCAATCACCACAACAAGGGAAGTTTGAAAGGAGGGATATCCATGGCGGAGATTAACGATGGAAAAGGGATAAAAGTGATTGCCTATTATCTGCCCCAGTTTCACACCATTCCGGAGAATGACAGGTTTTGGGGGAAAGGGTTCACCGAGTGGACCAACACCAAAAAGGCAAAGCCGTTGTTTCCAAACCATTACCAGCCGAAAATTCCCCTCAACCAGAATTACTACAACCTCATGGATGACAAAGTGAAAATCTGGCAGTCGGATTTGGCGCAGCGGCATGGGGTGTTTGGGTTCTGTTACTACCACTACTGGTTCCAGAACGGCAAAAAGCTGCTGGAAAAACCAGCGGAACAAATGTTGGCAAACCCTGAGGTTACCATTCCATTCTGCTTTAGCTGGGCAAACGAGAATTGGACGAAGAACTGGGACGGCGGCAATCAGGAACTAATTGTCGCCCAGGATTACGGCGGCAAAAAGGAATGGAAATCCCATTTGGAGTATTTGCTCCCATTTTTCCGAGACAAGCGGTATATCACTTTAGACGGTAAGCCGGTATTCCTCATCTACAAACCGGAACAGATTCCACAGGTGGACCAGATGCTGGAGTATTGGGAAACCGAGATGCAAAAACAGGGGTTCCCTGGAATTTGTTTTATGATCCAAAATCCCAACTGGTATTTTTCCCCTTCCTACCAGATGGGGCGTTTTTCCTATCAGATTAAATTCCATCCTTTTTTTGCTATGGCGTACACTGAGGAAAAAATGAAAAAACTTCGTCGCCTACAAGCTGCCTACCGCGGTTTAAAGCCCATCCACTGCCAATGGATGGTGGAACGCTTGTTTGAGGCGGTCAAACACAAACGCCAGCCAGCGGAAAAGAAACAGGCCAGGTTGGATTATGACCGGATGTGGGAACGGATAATCCGTTCCAAACCCTCCCCAAAGTTGATTGAAGGGGCATTTGTGGATTGGGATAATACCGCCCGCACCAAAACCGGATTGGTTCATCTGGGGGCAACGCCGGAAAAATTTTACTGCTATCTGTCCCAACTAAAAGAAAAGGTGCTGCGCAGCGGTCAGCAGCCAGTAATCTTTTTAAATGCTTGGAACGAGTGGGCGGAAGGGGCGTACCTGGAACCAGATGAAAAACATGGATATGCCTACTTGGAGCAGTTGAGCCGGGTATTCCCGCCAGAAGAGGGTTAA
- a CDS encoding polysialyltransferase family glycosyltransferase, whose protein sequence is MGQEVVSFEELLQQYRSKGINLMAFITTPWHYYGVLSFVLQQQQEHKRVNGLILVPQGYGKALENITIPAIKGVQLNILWVTTRSVAKTFPQKLRAKLCYYRFFWNRPRQDNVFFLSPVAPQYWLMSKLEDAWGRSAIGVVIDEGLGAYMRSPWGWAKEIFHNTHSWKPFLCGLLQYGVFNPLRNHLLKRSHRLEERPLLLPGVRVKFLPNWQVSHFYRKAFQLQNTPVSSKLKRQYEKAVVISNQLYHTTGQLQQDADLKLYQHICDFCRQKNIPVVFKPHPREHTITRYQSLDCVMDTDYQTAQEQLFSQLEQLPRCVVGFTTTTLITSSVFYGIPTISLAKLVEPQEISHDFKVELDHFAACFEGMVKLPETIGELEQLFT, encoded by the coding sequence ATGGGACAGGAAGTGGTTTCTTTTGAAGAATTATTGCAGCAGTACCGGAGTAAAGGGATCAACCTGATGGCGTTCATCACAACCCCCTGGCACTATTATGGGGTGCTTTCCTTTGTCCTTCAACAGCAACAGGAGCACAAAAGGGTCAATGGTTTGATTTTAGTTCCACAGGGTTACGGAAAAGCGTTGGAAAACATAACAATCCCCGCGATAAAAGGGGTCCAACTGAACATCCTTTGGGTTACTACCCGTTCTGTGGCAAAAACGTTTCCCCAGAAACTGCGGGCAAAACTTTGCTACTACCGTTTTTTTTGGAATCGGCCCCGCCAGGATAACGTTTTCTTTTTATCTCCGGTGGCCCCTCAATACTGGCTGATGTCCAAGCTGGAAGATGCTTGGGGCAGGTCTGCTATTGGGGTGGTGATTGACGAGGGCCTTGGGGCGTATATGCGTTCCCCCTGGGGCTGGGCAAAGGAGATTTTCCACAACACCCATAGCTGGAAACCGTTTTTGTGTGGGCTGCTTCAATACGGGGTTTTCAACCCGCTGCGGAACCATCTGCTCAAGCGGAGCCACCGGCTGGAAGAACGTCCGTTGCTGCTGCCTGGGGTGCGGGTAAAATTTCTTCCCAACTGGCAGGTATCCCATTTTTACCGGAAAGCCTTCCAGTTGCAAAACACCCCAGTTTCCTCAAAATTAAAGCGGCAGTACGAAAAAGCTGTGGTGATCAGCAACCAGCTTTACCATACTACAGGGCAGCTCCAACAGGATGCCGACCTGAAGCTATACCAGCATATTTGTGATTTTTGCCGCCAAAAAAACATTCCGGTGGTGTTTAAACCCCATCCCAGGGAACATACTATAACCAGATACCAATCGTTGGATTGTGTGATGGATACCGATTATCAAACAGCTCAGGAGCAGCTATTCAGCCAGCTGGAACAGCTTCCAAGGTGTGTGGTAGGGTTTACCACAACAACGTTGATTACATCCTCGGTTTTTTATGGTATCCCCACCATCTCGCTGGCAAAATTGGTGGAACCCCAGGAGATATCCCATGATTTCAAGGTGGAGCTGGACCATTTTGCCGCATGCTTTGAAGGGATGGTAAAACTTCCGGAAACCATCGGGGAACTAGAACAGCTTTTCACCTAA
- a CDS encoding O-antigen ligase family protein yields the protein MNLLKRRLNPYAFLFGALFLPLIQVNLYTGLVPKWFCAVELAFILLLYIWQQRMPSSITWFLLLFVAIMVYSTYHTGKPLAYAIYYSIQLAAFLLLMDLFFQIDPMMVLNTIQYVMGLLILLNLFFQLVKPDYFGVSPTSGNNYNLLVSDNELPYYMVPYMLVVAVNSFARHGRLTLWNFAIITLAYGSVVVSWTATGVVGGAVAYLSIVTVAVLKYPRFHKRLFFWLVLLYIVVFVSIVVFRVQEWFPYLVEKILKKDLTFSGRTGIWDEAFRIIRQHLWLGQGTIAGGRLTVIPFDITSGTLVSAHSYFLEITMQAGLLGVSCFVAVWFLIGKRFTAYHTTSNRILLVASLCFFAMLVLYTTEGWLYHTFQYTIYYLLFACAAPVYCVVPIPNQAATNFNQIRR from the coding sequence ATGAATTTGCTCAAACGCAGGCTCAATCCATATGCGTTCCTCTTTGGGGCATTGTTCCTCCCCCTCATTCAGGTCAACTTGTATACCGGATTGGTTCCCAAATGGTTTTGTGCCGTTGAACTGGCGTTTATTCTGCTGCTTTACATCTGGCAGCAGCGGATGCCCTCCAGTATCACTTGGTTTTTGCTGCTGTTCGTCGCCATTATGGTGTACAGCACCTACCACACCGGAAAACCGTTGGCTTACGCCATCTATTACAGTATCCAGCTGGCGGCATTTTTGTTGCTTATGGATTTGTTTTTTCAGATTGACCCTATGATGGTGCTCAATACCATCCAGTACGTTATGGGGCTGCTGATTCTGCTCAATCTGTTTTTCCAGTTGGTAAAGCCGGATTATTTTGGGGTATCTCCCACCAGTGGGAACAATTATAACCTACTGGTGTCGGATAACGAACTGCCCTATTACATGGTACCCTACATGCTGGTGGTAGCGGTGAACTCATTCGCCCGCCACGGAAGGCTGACCCTGTGGAACTTTGCCATAATCACCCTTGCTTATGGAAGCGTTGTGGTTTCCTGGACGGCTACCGGCGTAGTGGGCGGTGCGGTGGCGTACCTGAGTATTGTAACGGTGGCGGTTCTCAAATATCCCCGATTCCATAAAAGGCTATTTTTCTGGCTGGTGCTGTTGTACATTGTTGTATTTGTGAGCATTGTGGTGTTCCGGGTGCAAGAATGGTTTCCCTACCTAGTGGAAAAGATACTCAAAAAAGACCTGACTTTTTCCGGTAGGACGGGGATTTGGGACGAAGCATTTCGGATCATCCGTCAACACCTTTGGTTGGGGCAGGGGACAATTGCGGGAGGTAGGCTGACAGTAATTCCGTTTGACATCACCAGTGGAACTCTGGTTTCCGCCCACAGCTATTTTCTGGAAATCACCATGCAGGCAGGGCTGCTGGGGGTTAGCTGCTTTGTGGCGGTGTGGTTCCTCATTGGCAAACGGTTTACCGCCTACCACACTACCAGCAACAGGATTTTACTGGTAGCCTCCCTCTGCTTTTTCGCCATGTTGGTGCTATACACCACCGAGGGCTGGCTTTACCACACCTTCCAGTACACCATTTATTATCTTTTGTTTGCCTGCGCTGCCCCGGTGTACTGTGTTGTTCCTATTCCAAACCAGGCAGCCACCAACTTCAATCAAATACGGAGGTAG
- a CDS encoding N-acetylneuraminate synthase family protein, with the protein MYQKPIVIAEAGCNHMGEMEVAKQLIQIAAVYCKVDAVKFQKRNNRELLTPEQYNAPHPNPVNSYGATYGEHREYLEFTLEQHAQLKKWCEEYGVIYSTSVWDLTSAQEIASLQPEFIKIPSACNNNYEMLQWLCDHYQGEIQLSFGMTTRQEEKEIVRLFEKNRRAKDLVLFNCTSGYPVPYKDVCLLEITRMRKEYGNRVKAIGFSGHHLGIGVDIAAYTLGADLIERHYTLDRSWKGTDHAASLEPEDLRKLVGELHHTQQALTYKEEEVLPIEQVQREKLKYRPR; encoded by the coding sequence ATGTATCAAAAACCAATTGTCATAGCCGAAGCCGGATGCAACCACATGGGGGAAATGGAGGTTGCGAAACAGCTCATCCAGATTGCGGCGGTTTACTGCAAGGTAGATGCGGTAAAATTCCAAAAGCGGAATAACCGGGAGCTACTCACCCCCGAACAGTACAACGCCCCTCACCCCAACCCAGTCAATTCCTACGGGGCAACCTACGGGGAACACCGTGAATACCTGGAGTTCACCCTGGAGCAGCACGCCCAGTTAAAAAAATGGTGTGAGGAATACGGCGTGATCTACTCCACCTCTGTGTGGGATCTAACTTCCGCCCAGGAAATCGCTTCCCTCCAACCCGAGTTCATCAAAATCCCCTCCGCCTGCAACAACAACTACGAGATGCTCCAGTGGCTGTGCGACCATTATCAGGGGGAAATCCAGCTTTCGTTTGGGATGACCACCCGCCAGGAGGAAAAAGAGATTGTACGGCTATTTGAAAAGAACCGCCGTGCCAAGGATTTGGTGCTGTTCAACTGTACTTCCGGCTATCCTGTGCCATACAAAGATGTCTGCCTTTTGGAGATTACCCGCATGCGCAAAGAGTATGGCAACCGTGTCAAAGCCATTGGATTTTCCGGCCACCATCTGGGGATTGGGGTGGATATCGCCGCCTATACTTTGGGGGCGGATTTGATAGAACGCCATTATACCCTGGACAGGAGCTGGAAAGGCACCGACCATGCCGCTTCTTTGGAACCGGAGGATCTGCGCAAACTGGTGGGGGAACTGCACCACACCCAGCAGGCCCTAACCTACAAAGAGGAGGAAGTCCTCCCCATTGAACAGGTGCAGCGGGAAAAACTAAAATACCGCCCCAGATAA
- a CDS encoding CBS domain-containing protein, producing MNSRLTDYLVEPTDTLLEALQRIDHNTKGFLIVTDYHLRVLGTLTDGDIRRALIKGALVGQSIQGVYQTACKSLKNTQPISVAGELFKNQSIDFIPIVDAYGHLVNIITKKQMHALLLQDIRADLNYDFFQLDEGVVDYEVYHRPWGFYKTTVLNDFYQSKIISVNPGEQLSLQSHNHREEYWIVVHGKGMVQIGESYRNVRCGTTLFIPKTCKHRLANLDKTESLILTEVQIGDYFGEDDIIRYQDDYGRETIQKEGSI from the coding sequence ATGAACAGCAGGCTAACAGATTATCTGGTGGAACCCACCGATACGCTGCTGGAGGCGTTACAGCGGATTGACCACAACACCAAAGGCTTTTTAATCGTAACGGATTACCATCTCAGAGTGTTGGGAACCCTCACGGATGGAGATATCCGCCGCGCGCTCATCAAAGGGGCGTTGGTGGGGCAGTCAATTCAAGGGGTTTATCAAACCGCCTGCAAAAGCCTAAAAAATACCCAGCCCATTTCAGTTGCCGGAGAGCTGTTCAAAAACCAGTCGATTGATTTTATCCCGATTGTGGACGCCTACGGCCATCTGGTAAACATCATCACCAAAAAACAGATGCACGCTCTGCTGTTACAGGATATCCGAGCGGATCTGAACTATGACTTTTTCCAGCTGGATGAAGGCGTTGTGGATTATGAGGTGTATCACCGTCCTTGGGGATTCTACAAAACTACCGTACTCAACGATTTTTACCAGTCCAAAATTATCTCGGTGAACCCGGGGGAACAGCTCAGCCTCCAATCTCACAATCATAGGGAAGAATACTGGATTGTAGTCCATGGGAAAGGGATGGTGCAGATAGGGGAATCCTATCGGAACGTGCGCTGTGGCACCACGTTGTTCATTCCCAAAACCTGCAAACACCGGCTTGCCAATCTGGATAAAACCGAATCCCTGATCCTCACCGAAGTGCAGATTGGGGACTATTTCGGGGAGGATGACATCATCCGCTACCAGGATGATTATGGCAGGGAAACCATACAAAAAGAGGGTTCTATATGA